A DNA window from Chryseobacterium sp. MEBOG06 contains the following coding sequences:
- a CDS encoding NUDIX hydrolase, whose product MESTKKLQDIKVAVDAVIFGYFDKKDLQLLLIKRNIEPFKGGWALPGGLVLDDENLDDAVKRELNEEAGIKPDFLEQLYTFGNVGRDPRNRVVSVAYLGLVNPSYHELFADSDADDAQWFSVNKLPVVAFDHKNIIDIALKRLRTKIQYQPIGFNLLNEEFPFSDLENLYKTIVGQEIDRRNFRKKMMSYGLLNETNNVKKEGSGRPGKLFTFNQEKYKELEEQGFYFEIK is encoded by the coding sequence ATGGAGTCTACAAAAAAATTACAAGATATAAAAGTGGCTGTGGATGCTGTTATTTTCGGATATTTCGATAAGAAAGATCTTCAGCTTCTTTTGATCAAAAGAAATATAGAACCTTTCAAAGGTGGCTGGGCACTTCCGGGTGGTTTGGTTCTGGATGATGAAAATCTGGATGATGCCGTAAAAAGAGAACTGAATGAAGAAGCAGGCATTAAACCCGATTTTTTAGAACAACTTTATACATTTGGTAACGTAGGGCGGGATCCCAGAAATAGAGTGGTTTCTGTGGCTTATCTGGGCCTTGTGAACCCTTCTTATCATGAACTGTTTGCCGATTCTGATGCCGATGACGCACAGTGGTTCAGTGTCAATAAACTTCCTGTAGTGGCTTTCGATCATAAAAATATTATTGATATTGCACTAAAAAGACTCCGTACAAAAATTCAATATCAGCCGATTGGCTTCAATCTTCTAAATGAAGAATTTCCTTTTTCAGACCTTGAAAATCTTTATAAAACGATTGTAGGACAGGAAATTGACAGAAGAAATTTCCGCAAAAAAATGATGAGCTATGGATTGCTTAATGAAACCAATAACGTTAAAAAAGAAGGCAGCGGGAGACCCGGAAAACTTTTTACATTCAATCAGGAGAAATATAAAGAACTGGAAGAGCAGGGATTTTATTTTGAAATTAAATAG
- a CDS encoding NADAR family protein: MLKSDSKRKKERIKFLFFWGHTVKDEITKSCFSQWFPVRFEEDNIIYKTAEHYMMAGKAKLFNDHETLEKILQSATPNQAKTLGRKVKNFDPKLWDEHKYQIVKNGNLLKFSQNKKFKEFLLSTGDKVLVETSPYDRIWGIGMLETDQRAENPLLWNGQNLLGFALMEARDELRR, translated from the coding sequence ATATTAAAGAGCGATTCCAAAAGAAAGAAAGAAAGAATCAAGTTTCTCTTTTTCTGGGGGCATACTGTAAAAGATGAGATCACCAAATCATGTTTTAGTCAATGGTTTCCAGTGAGATTTGAAGAGGATAATATCATTTATAAGACTGCAGAACATTACATGATGGCTGGAAAAGCGAAATTGTTTAATGATCATGAAACACTGGAGAAAATCTTACAGTCAGCGACTCCCAATCAGGCAAAAACTCTAGGGCGAAAAGTAAAAAATTTTGATCCAAAGCTTTGGGACGAGCATAAATATCAGATTGTAAAAAATGGAAATCTTTTAAAATTTTCGCAAAATAAAAAGTTTAAAGAATTTCTATTGTCTACCGGAGATAAAGTACTAGTAGAAACCAGTCCTTATGATAGAATATGGGGAATCGGAATGCTGGAAACAGACCAAAGAGCAGAAAACCCTTTGCTGTGGAATGGTCAGAATCTTTTAGGATTTGCGCTGATGGAAGCAAGGGATGAATTGAGAAGGTAA